CGGGCAGCGGGGTAATCAAGAGGCGTCGTTTTTTGAGTCCAGGATTATAGACGATGATGCACACGAGCATGAATGATGGGCCCGCTCGGCCGCAGATCGCTTAGAATGGGCATTTCCGGGTTTCAAACCCTGCAGTGTGTTTCAATCAGCATGAGCAAGACTAGTCAAACGACCGGATCGACCTATACCCGCAAGCCTGCGCCGCCCCGGCAGCCGTTGCCGAACCGCCTAGTGCGCCTCTTGTCCGAGGCGCGCTGGCTCGCCACGGCTGTCGCATTGTTGTATTTCGTCCTCATCCTGCTGAGTTACAACAAAGCGGATCCGGGCTGGTCGCACGCTAATCCGGTGCCCCATATCGCCAACCTGGGCGGCCGCGCCGGCGCCTGGCTGGCCGACCTGCTGCTGTACATCTTCGGCTTCTCGTCCTGGTGGCTGTGCATGTGCTTCGCGCGCGCCGTGTGGAAGGGCTACCGGCGCCTGCACAGCCGCTTCGTGATCGAAGCCGCGCCACCCGAGCCCGAGCACCAGGGCGAGACCGTGGTGCGCTGGATCGGCTTCGTCCTGATGTTCGCCGGCAGCGTCGGCCTGGAATGGCTGCGCATGTGGGACCTGAAGGTCTCGCTGCCGCGCGCGCCCGGCGGCGTGCTGGGCCAGCTGATCGGCCACGCCTCCTACGCCGCCTTCGGCTTCACCGGCGCCACCTTGCTGCTCCTGCTGCTGTTCGGCCTGGGCTTTTCCTGGTACTTCCAGGTGTCCTGGCTGGCGGTGGCCGAGCGCATCGGCGAATCGGTCGAGATGGCCTTCGACTGGTTCCGCCTGCGCCTGGAAGACCGCGAAGACCGCCGCTACGGCGAAGCCGCCGCGCACAAGCGCGACGAGGTCGTGGGCGGCGAGCGCGCCAAGTACGTCGAGAAGCACGCCGAGAAATTTACCCCGGCGCTGGCCAAGCCGGAACCGCGCCTGATTGATGAGGGCTTCGCCGACGTCGAGCTGGCCGCGGCCGCCAGCGACGGCGAGGCGGCGCCGGGCTTCCTGGCCAAGGCCATGGCCAAGGTCAAGAAAAAGGCCGAGCCCAAGCCGGCCGTCGCCAAGGCCGAGCCGCAGATGGACGAGGATGGCGCCGCTGCAGCCGCCATCGACGACGATGATGGCGAGGCCTTCGAGACCGCCCGGCCCATGGCCGCGCAGCCGGCCGCGGCCGCCGCCGGCGCGAGCGCGAAACCGCTGTCGTCCGCCAGCGCCCCGAACCCGTCGCCGATCAAGATCGAGCCGCAGGTGGTCGCCGTGCCGCGCTCCGAGCGCGCCGAAAAGGAGCGCCAGTCGCACCTTTTCGAAGTGAATGGCGAGGGCGCCTTGCCGCCGCTGGCGCTGCTCGACGAGGCGCCGCCGGCGCAGGAGTCGGTGGCGGTCGAGACGCTCGAATTCACCAGCCGCCTGATCGAGAAGAAGCTGTCCGACTTCGGCGTCGAAGCCAAGGTCGTGGCCGCCTACCCGGGTCCGGTGGTCACCCGCTACGAGATCGAGCCGGCCACCGGCGTCAAGGGCAGCCAGATCGTCAACCTGGCGCGCGACCTGGCGCGTTCGCTGTCGCTGACCTCGATCCGCGTGGTCGAGACCATCCCCGGCAAGAACTACATGGCGCTCGAGCTGCCCAATCCGAAGCGCCAGATCGTGCGCCTGACCGAAATCGTCGGCTCGAAGATCTATGGCGACAGCCCGTCCAGCCTGACGGTCGCGCTGGGCAAGGACATCGCCGGCAAGCCGGTGATCGCCGACCTGGCCAAGATGCCGCACCTGCTGGTCGCGGGCACCACCGGCTCGGGTAAATCGGTCGGCATCAACGCCACCATCCTGTCGCTGCTGTACAAGTCCGACCCGGAAGACGTGCGCCTGATCCTGATCGACCCGAAGATGCTCGAAATGTCGGTGTACGAAGGCATCCCGCACCTGCTGGCGCCGGTGGTGACCGACATGCGCCAGGCCGGCCACGCGCTGAACTGGGCGGTCAACGAGATGGAGCGGCGCTACAAATTGATGTCGAAGCTCGGCGTGCGCAACCTGGCCGGCTACAACGGCAAGATACTGGAAGCGGCCAAGCGCGAGGAGCACATCCCGAACCCGTTCTCGCTGACCCCGGACGCGCCCGAGCCGCTGGATAAACTGCCGACCATCGTCATCATCATCGACGAATTGGCCGACCTGATGATGGTGGTGGGCAAGAAGGTCGAGGAACTGATCGCGCGTATCGCCCAGAAGGCGCGCGCGGCAGGCATCCACCTGATCCTGGCGACCCAGCGCCCGTCGGTCGACGTGATCACCGGCCTGATCAAGGCCAACATCCCGACCCGTATCGCGTTCCAGGTCAGCTCGAAGATCGACTCGCGCACGATTCTCGACCAGATGGGCGCTGAGACGCTGCTGGGCATGGGCGACATGCTGTACATGCCGCCGGGGACCGGCTTGCCGGTGCGCGTGCACGGCGCGTTCGTGTCGGACGAGGAAGTGCATCGAGTTGTAAAACATCTGCAGTCGACCGGCGAACCGAATTACATTGAGGGCATCCTGGAAGGCGGCGTGGCCGAGGAAGGCGGCGCCGACGGCGCGGTTGCGAGCGGCGAAGGCGGCGGCGAGTCCGACGCGATGTACGACCAGGCTGTGGCGGTGGTGCTGAAGAACCGCCGCGCCTCGATCTCGCTGGTCCAGCGCCACCTGCGCATCGGCTACAACCGCGCGGCGCGCCTGCTCGAGCAGATGGAGACCAGCGGCATCGTGTCGCCGATGCAGAGCAACGGCAACCGCGACATCCTGGTGCCGGCGACCCAGGCCGAATAACAAAAAAAGGAGCCTCATACGTATGCAGTTGAAGACCGCTTTCACCGCAATCCTGGCCGTCGGCGCGCTCGTGGCCGGCGCCGCGCACGCCAGCGCGCTCGAGCAGTTCAAGAGTTTCGTCGCGAGCACGAAGTCGGCGCGCGGCGATTTCAACCAACTGCAGGTGCGCAAGTCGAAGGTCGCCAAGGCGCCGCAGACCTCGACCGGCACCTTCGTGTTCGCCCGTCCCGGCAAGTTCATCTGGACCTACCAGAAGCCGTACGAGCAGGTGCTGCAGGCCGACGGCGAAACGCTGTACATCTACGAAAAAGACCTGAACCAGGTCACCACGCGCAAGCTGGGCAACGCGCTGGGCAGCTCGCCGGCTGCGATCCTGTTCGGCAGCAACGACCTGGAAAAGAACTTCACGCTGGCCGAAGCCGCCGACCGCAACCGCGACGGCCTGGAATGGCTGAGCGCCACGCCCAAGGCCAAGGACTCGACCTTCGCCCAGATCGCGATCGGCATGAAGGACGGGTTGCCGCAGCAGATGGAACTGAAGGACAACTTCGGCCAGACCTCGGTGCTCAAGTTCACCAGCTTCGAGCGCAATCCGGTGCTGGGCGCGCAGGCGTTCAAGTTCGAGGTGCCGAAGGGCGCGGAAGTCGTCAGCCAGTAATCGTCATCGAATCGGGGCTTCGCATGGGCGCGCCTGCGCCTGCGCATACGGCCCCGCCGGTCATCCGTTACACTTGCGCTTTCGACGCAACGGCCGCACATTGGCTGCATGAACAACGTGGATGACCTTTTCAAGACCGAGCCTTCGCCGCCGCTGGCCGAAGCGCTGCGCCCCAAGACCATCGCCGAGGTGATCGGCCAGAGCCACCTGCTGGGCCCGGGCAAGCCGCTCAACCTGGTGTTCCAGTCGGGCAGGCCGCATTCGATGATCCTGTGGGGCCCGCCCGGGGTCGGCAAGACCACGCTGGCGCGCCTGACGGCCAACGCCTTCGACTGCGAATTCATCGCCTTGTCGGCGGTGCTGTCGGGCGTGAAGGACATCCGCGCCTCGATCGATCAGGCCGGGCACTACCTGGCCGGCGGCAAGCACACCATCCTGTTCATCGACGAGATCCACCGCTTCAACAAGAGCCAGCAGGATGCGCTGCTGCCGTTCGTCGAAAGCGGCCTGGTCACGCTGATCGGCGCCACCACCGAAAACCCGTCATTCGAGGTCAACTCGGCATTGCTGTCGCGCGCCCAGGTCTACGTGCTCAAGGCCCTGACCGAGGACGAGCTGCGCCAGCTGCTCGCGCGCGCGCGCGAGCGCGTGATGCCCCAGCTGGAATTCGACGAAGTGGCGATCACGACCCTGGTCGGCTACGCCGATGGCGACGCGCGCCGCTTCCTCAACCTGCTGGAACAGACCAAGACCTCGGCCGACACGTCCGGCGTGAGCCGCATCACCGGCGAGTTCGTCGAAAACGCGCTGACGCTGAACGCGCGCCGCTTCGACAAGGGCGGCGACAACTTCTACGACCAGATCTCGGCGCTGCACAAATCCGTGCGCGGTTCGCACCCGGACGCCGCGCTGTACTGGCTATGCCGCATGCTCGATGGCGGCGCCGACCCGAAATACCTGGCGCGGCGCATCGTGCGCATGGCCTGGGAAGATATCGGCATCGCCGACCCGCGCGCGATCCAGCTGGCCAACGACGCCGCCGAGACCTTCGAGCGCCTCGGCTCGCCGGAAGGGGAGCTGGCGCTGGGCCAGGCCGTGATCTATCTCGCCATCGCCGCCAAGAGCAATGCCGGCTACAACGCCTTCAACGCCGCCATGGCCTTCGTCAGGAAGGACAAGTCGCGCGAGGTGCCGGTGCACCTGCGCAATGCGCCGACCAAGCTGATGAAGGAACTCGGCTACGGCCACGAGTACCGCTACGCCCACGACGAACCGAATGCGTACGCGGCCGGCGAGACCTACCTGCCCGACGGCATGCCCGAGCCGGGCTGGTACCAGCCGGTGCCGCGCGGGATCGAGGCCAAGATCGGCGAGAAGCTGGCCTGGCTGCGCAGCCTGGACGAGGATGCGCGCGGCGGCTCCGGCGACTGAGCGCTAGGCGCTTGCCGGCGCGACGGCGGCCGGCATCAAGTCGTCCGAGACCGATTTGCAGTCGTCGGCCATCGCGTTCTGCGAAGCGTTGGCGATGATCACCCGTACCAGCAGGTCGGATGGGCCGAGCGTGCCGATGCCGGGCATGGCGGTCTCCAGCAGGCGGTTCGTACGGGGAGTGTCCGCGAAATCGCCGGCCCATGCGCTACGCTTGCCGAAAGCGGGGAAGAATGCCTGTCGGCTTGGTACAATTGTGGTTTCGATACTTATAACATCGCACAAGTCCGACATGATAGACATCCAACTGCTCCGCAAAGACATCGACAACGTCGCCGCGCGTCTGGCCAGCCGCAAGTTCCAGCTCGACGTGGCCGGTTTCAACGCCATCGAGGCCGAGCGCAAGGCGATCCAGACCCGCACCGAAGAACTGCAGGGCAAGCGCAACTCGCTGTCCAAGCAGATCGGCATGTTGAAAGGCAAGGGCGAGGACACGGGTGCCGTGATGGCGGAAGTGGCCGGCATCGGCGACGAGCTCAAGGCCAACGAAGTCAAGCTGGCCGAGGTGCAGGAGAAGATGGCGGCCTTCATGCAGACCATTCCCAACCTGCCCAACGCCGACGTGCCGGTCGGCCAGGACGAGTCGGGCAACGTCGAAGTGCGCAAGGTCGGCACGCCGCCGGCATTCGACTTCGCGGTGAAAGACCACGTCGACGTCGGCGCCCCGCTGGGCCTGGACTTCGACACCGCGACCAAGCTGACCGGCTCGCGCTTCTCGGTGATGAAGGGCGGCATCGCGCGCCTGCACCGTGCGCTGGCCCAGTACATGCTGGATACGCACACGGGCCAGCACGGCTACACCGAGTGCTACACGCCGTACATGGTCAACGCCGATTCGCTGCGCGGCACCGGCCAGCTGCCGAAATTCGAGGAAGACCTGTTCGCGGTCAAGAAGGGCGGCGTCGAAGGCGAGGGCGAGACCTTCTACCTGATCCCGACGTCGGAAGTGTCGCTGACCAACATGGTGCGCGACGAGATCGTGCCGGGCGAGCAGCTTCCTATCAAGATCACCGCGCACACGCCGTGCTTCCGTTCGGAAGCCGGCAGCTACGGCCGCGACACGCGCGGCATGATCCGCCAGCACCAGTTCGACAAGGTCGAGCTCGTGCAGATCGTGCATCCGGAAAAATCGTACGAAGCGCTGGAAGAGATGGTCGGCCAGGCCGAAACCATCCTGAAACACCTGGGCCTGCCGTACCGCGTGATGGCGCTGTGCACCGGCGACATGGGCTTCGGCGCGGCCAAGACCTACGACCTGGAAGTCTGGCTGCCGGCGCAGAACACCTACCGCGAGATCTCGTCGCTGTCGAACTGCGAATCCTTCCAGGCCCGCCGCATGCAGGCGCGCTTCCGCAACGCCGCGGGCAAGCCGGAACTGGTGCACACCCTGAACGGCTCCGGTCTGGCCGTCGGGCGTACGCTGGTGGCGGTGCTGGAAAACTACCAGCAGGCGGATGGCAGCGTGGTCGTGCCGGAGGTGCTGCGCCCGTACATGGGCGGGCTGGAGCGCCTGGTTCCGGCTGCTTGAGTACGGCGTAAATAGCTCTTCCGTTTTTGCGGGAGGCTGCTATAATGTGGCCTCTCGCGAACGACCAGCGACCTGAAACGGAGAGGTGGCAGAGTGGTCGAATGTACCTGACTCGAAATCAGGCGTACGGGTGACCGTACCGTGGGTTCGAATCCCACCCTCTCCGCCAAGAAATAAAACAGGCCCCATCGGGGCCTTTTTTATTTTGTGGCGGAGAGGAGGGAGCGCCTGCGCGCTCCCCGGGTGGGATTCGAAGCCGCGCGCGTACTCGCGCGCGGGCGGCCCGCGGAACGTGGGCGAATCCCACCCCTTTGTTGGGTGCCGCCCCGGCGGCACCCAACAAAGTACATCGTGTGCAGGCCTGCGGCCCACACACGATGCGCACCGCCAGCTGAAGCCTCGTGCGCAGCACGGGCGCCGCACACCCCATCTTGAAGCCGTCGCACGCCCCAAGCCTCGTGCGCAGCACGGGCAGCACGGGCATCACGCAACTTACTCACGCCCGCGCAATCCCTATGCCAAGCCTCGCGCGCAGCGCGGGCATCACCGGACCACCGCTCGCACGCGCGCAAGCCGCCCCTCAAAGCCTGCCCTCAGCCACCAGCTCCCGCGTCTTCCTCAACGTCGACAGCAACGCCGCCTTGTACCCCTGCTCGCTGTCGAACACCGCCTGCTCCGCCCGTTCCTCCGGCCCGCCGGGCGCCTTCCCGCGCAGCCCGAGATAGCCATAAAACTTCAGCTGCAGCGCGCCGGCATC
This genomic stretch from Massilia sp. 9096 harbors:
- the serS gene encoding serine--tRNA ligase: MIDIQLLRKDIDNVAARLASRKFQLDVAGFNAIEAERKAIQTRTEELQGKRNSLSKQIGMLKGKGEDTGAVMAEVAGIGDELKANEVKLAEVQEKMAAFMQTIPNLPNADVPVGQDESGNVEVRKVGTPPAFDFAVKDHVDVGAPLGLDFDTATKLTGSRFSVMKGGIARLHRALAQYMLDTHTGQHGYTECYTPYMVNADSLRGTGQLPKFEEDLFAVKKGGVEGEGETFYLIPTSEVSLTNMVRDEIVPGEQLPIKITAHTPCFRSEAGSYGRDTRGMIRQHQFDKVELVQIVHPEKSYEALEEMVGQAETILKHLGLPYRVMALCTGDMGFGAAKTYDLEVWLPAQNTYREISSLSNCESFQARRMQARFRNAAGKPELVHTLNGSGLAVGRTLVAVLENYQQADGSVVVPEVLRPYMGGLERLVPAA
- a CDS encoding replication-associated recombination protein A, which codes for MDDLFKTEPSPPLAEALRPKTIAEVIGQSHLLGPGKPLNLVFQSGRPHSMILWGPPGVGKTTLARLTANAFDCEFIALSAVLSGVKDIRASIDQAGHYLAGGKHTILFIDEIHRFNKSQQDALLPFVESGLVTLIGATTENPSFEVNSALLSRAQVYVLKALTEDELRQLLARARERVMPQLEFDEVAITTLVGYADGDARRFLNLLEQTKTSADTSGVSRITGEFVENALTLNARRFDKGGDNFYDQISALHKSVRGSHPDAALYWLCRMLDGGADPKYLARRIVRMAWEDIGIADPRAIQLANDAAETFERLGSPEGELALGQAVIYLAIAAKSNAGYNAFNAAMAFVRKDKSREVPVHLRNAPTKLMKELGYGHEYRYAHDEPNAYAAGETYLPDGMPEPGWYQPVPRGIEAKIGEKLAWLRSLDEDARGGSGD
- the lolA gene encoding outer membrane lipoprotein chaperone LolA, with the protein product MQLKTAFTAILAVGALVAGAAHASALEQFKSFVASTKSARGDFNQLQVRKSKVAKAPQTSTGTFVFARPGKFIWTYQKPYEQVLQADGETLYIYEKDLNQVTTRKLGNALGSSPAAILFGSNDLEKNFTLAEAADRNRDGLEWLSATPKAKDSTFAQIAIGMKDGLPQQMELKDNFGQTSVLKFTSFERNPVLGAQAFKFEVPKGAEVVSQ
- a CDS encoding DNA translocase FtsK; this encodes MSKTSQTTGSTYTRKPAPPRQPLPNRLVRLLSEARWLATAVALLYFVLILLSYNKADPGWSHANPVPHIANLGGRAGAWLADLLLYIFGFSSWWLCMCFARAVWKGYRRLHSRFVIEAAPPEPEHQGETVVRWIGFVLMFAGSVGLEWLRMWDLKVSLPRAPGGVLGQLIGHASYAAFGFTGATLLLLLLFGLGFSWYFQVSWLAVAERIGESVEMAFDWFRLRLEDREDRRYGEAAAHKRDEVVGGERAKYVEKHAEKFTPALAKPEPRLIDEGFADVELAAAASDGEAAPGFLAKAMAKVKKKAEPKPAVAKAEPQMDEDGAAAAAIDDDDGEAFETARPMAAQPAAAAAGASAKPLSSASAPNPSPIKIEPQVVAVPRSERAEKERQSHLFEVNGEGALPPLALLDEAPPAQESVAVETLEFTSRLIEKKLSDFGVEAKVVAAYPGPVVTRYEIEPATGVKGSQIVNLARDLARSLSLTSIRVVETIPGKNYMALELPNPKRQIVRLTEIVGSKIYGDSPSSLTVALGKDIAGKPVIADLAKMPHLLVAGTTGSGKSVGINATILSLLYKSDPEDVRLILIDPKMLEMSVYEGIPHLLAPVVTDMRQAGHALNWAVNEMERRYKLMSKLGVRNLAGYNGKILEAAKREEHIPNPFSLTPDAPEPLDKLPTIVIIIDELADLMMVVGKKVEELIARIAQKARAAGIHLILATQRPSVDVITGLIKANIPTRIAFQVSSKIDSRTILDQMGAETLLGMGDMLYMPPGTGLPVRVHGAFVSDEEVHRVVKHLQSTGEPNYIEGILEGGVAEEGGADGAVASGEGGGESDAMYDQAVAVVLKNRRASISLVQRHLRIGYNRAARLLEQMETSGIVSPMQSNGNRDILVPATQAE